A section of the Primulina eburnea isolate SZY01 chromosome 1, ASM2296580v1, whole genome shotgun sequence genome encodes:
- the LOC140830960 gene encoding uncharacterized protein isoform X2 yields the protein MNGIHQNVENHSFEKSFPGCLGRVVNLFELNAGVSSNRMLSDKPHREGSPLSRSRSDVTRMSPSGDPMEEKVIVSEIRTSHATRKSNGTPMKMLIAQEMSKDVDSKCGPPNVIAKLMGLDTLPRQETDVSMQRNHSRGHSRSHSDTPMCYWEQQNGFFRDIEPREYKYVYETLQKSPHKGRYAETSNDKRMALVRQKFVEAKRMSMDEKLRQSKQFQDALEVLNSNKDLFLKCLQEPNSMFSHNLYSQPSNPPPEIKRITVLRPSKVANSNDFSGAGNSDGKQIKNGAFVLLNGLEKSQLVNSSPARWKNYESPSQATRIVVLKPSPVKSHDIKADICPRVESPTVINGEDILGDVEDDENQESRKVAKAITQQMREKLGRHHHDEGLMSSVFSNGYVGDESSFNKSEIEYAAGNLSDSEVLSPLSRHSWDYVNRLGSPFSTSSFGRVSCSPESSVCREAKKRLSERWAMMASNGSCQEQTYARRISSTLGEMLALSETKKAAMPREVSISNKESKGSNYLADNGPEPNEITNHSPKNLMRSKSVPVSFTEYGTRLSTSISVPDKDKAEARKDETKKRIVKSSFKGKVSSLFFSRNKKASQDKSLASDTKDEFHPKIVPEQGCNRREGLTDEGFQHFSPTWPKLSNKTSSSKQGGEFAATCPETGFSMEKPVASGNSGEYLDQPSPISVLDTPFEEDEHVASVFPHYVKPDRHGDGLPANPVRLNLIDKSPPIGSIARTLSWDDSCIDTVSRYSPNQSFSGQGTDEEKREWFFFVKTLLSVSDLLGEVQSNTFLARWHSPDSPLDPSLRDKYIDLKDKETLHEAKRRLKRSTRKLVFDCVNAALVEIAGYGSVSGQRAIPCIKAHNSVLGNTSFTMLDEVWNRTNLWLSGEIKCVSDDCVDDNSLMLERVVRKEVVGKGWIDHLTLEADNLGKELEGKLLEELVEEAVVEFTGRAQGQTIL from the exons ATGAATGGTATTCATCAGAATGTCGAAAATCACAGTTTTGAGAAATCGTTTCCAGGATGCTTGGGGAGAGTGGTGAACCTCTTTGAATTGAATGCAGGGGTGTCCTCAAACCGGATGCTAAGTGATAAACCCCATCGGGAAG GTTCCCCTCTCTCCAGAAGCAGATCAGATGTAACAAGAATGAGTCCATCAGGTGACCCAATGGAGGAGAAAGTG ATTGTATCTGAAATTAGGACTTCACACGCAACCAGAAAATCCAATGGAACACCCATGAAGATGCTCATTGCCCAAGAGATGTCCAAAGATGTGGACTCGAAATGCGGTCCACCAAATGTGATTGCCAAATTAATGGGGCTTGACACTCTTCCAAGGCAGGAAACTGATGTATCTATGCAGAGAAACCATTCTAGAGGCCATTCTCGTAGTCATTCAGATACACCGATGTGTTACTGGGAGCAACAGAATGGATTCTTTCGCGACATAGAGCCACGTGAATATAAATATGTCTACGAAACATTACAGAAATCACCTCATAAAGGAAGATACGCTGAAACTTCAAATGACAAAAGGATGGCTCTTGTTCGTCAGAAGTTTGTCGAAGCAAAACGCATGTCTATGGATGAAAAACTTCGTCAGTCTAAGCAATTCCAAGATGCATTAGAAGTATTGAATTCCAATAAAGACTTGTTTCTGAAGTGCCTACAAGAACCAAATTCTATGTTTTCACATAATCTTTACAGTCAACCGTCCAATCCTCCTCCAGAGATAAAGCGTATCACTGTTCTTAGACCATCGAAAGTGGCAAATAGTAATGATTTTTCTGGTGCTGGGAATAGTGATGGAAAACAAATTAAAAATGGTGCTTTCGTTCTGCTGAATGGGTTGGAGAAAAGTCAACTGGTTAATTCCTCTCCAGCAAGGTGGAAGAATTATGAAAGTCCCTCACAAGCAACTCGAATAGTGGTTCTAAAGCCAAGTCCTGTGAAGTCTCATGATATTAAGGCAGATATTTGTCCACGAGTAGAATCACCAACTGTGATAAATGGTGAAGACATTTTGGGGGATGTAGAAGATGATGAAAATCAAGAATCAAGAAAAGTTGCAAAAGCAATCACACAGCAAATGCGTGAGAAACTTGGGAGGCATCACCATGATGAAGGCTTGATGTCTTCTGTGTTCTCCAATGGTTATGTTGGAGATGAAAGTTCATTTAATAAATCAGAAATTGAATACGCAGCTGGCAATCTTAGTGACTCGGAAGTCCTGTCACCTCTATCTAGGCACTCTTGGGATTATGTTAACAGGCTTGGAAGTCCGTTTTCAACTTCCTCTTTTGGTAGAGTATCCTGTTCCCCAGAGTCATCAGTATGCAGAGAAGCTAAGAAACGTCTTTCTGAAAGATGGGCCATGATGGCATCTAACGGGAGTTGCCAAGAGCAGACATATGCGCGAAGAATCTCGAGTACATTGGGCGAAATGCTTGCACTTTCTGAGACAAAGAAGGCAGCGATGCCGAGGGAAGTTAGCATTTCCAACAAAGAAAGCAAGGGTTCAAATTATCTGGCCGATAATGGACCAGAGCCTAATGAAATCACGAATCATTCGCCAAAGAATCTTATGCGGTCGAAGTCCGTTCCCGTTTCTTTTACTGAGTATGGAACCAGGTTAAGCACAAGCATATCAGTTCCTGATAAGGACAAAGCAGAAGCTCGAAAGGATGAGACGAAGAAAAGAATTGTTAAATCGTCATTCAAAGGGAAAGTGTCAAGTTTGTTTTTCTCGAGGAACAAAAAAGCTAGTCAAGATAAGTCCCTTGCATCTGATACCAAAGATGAATTTCACCCCAAAATTGTTCCTGAACAAGGCTGCAATAGACGTGAAGGTCTTACTGATGAAGGATTTCAACATTTTTCACCTACTTGGCCCAAGCTTTCTAATAAAACATCTTCCTCAAAGCAAGGTGGCGAGTTTGCTGCAACATGTCCTGAG ACCGGATTTTCCATGGAAAAGCCTGTCGCATCTGGAAACTCAGGTGAATATTTGGATCAACCGAGTCCAATATCTGTCCTAGATACACCCTTTGAAGAAGATGAGCATGTGGCATCAGTGTTTCCACATTATGTCAAGCCTGACAGACATG GTGATGGGTTACCAGCCAATCCTGTTAGATTAAACTTGATTGACAAATCACCACCTATAGGATCCATTGCTCGCACTCTTTCATGGGATGATTCATGCATTGACACAGTCTCGAGATATTCCCCAAACCAATCTTTCTCTGGTCAAGGAACTGACGAAGAGAAACGAGAATGGTTTTTCTTTGTCAAGACACTATTATCTGTTTCTGATCTGCTAGGAGAGGTGCAATCGAACACGTTTTTAGCCAGATGGCACTCTCCTGATAGCCCGTTAGACCCATCGTTAAGAGACAAATACATAGACTTGAAAGACAAGGAGACACTGCATGAGGCCAAGCGGAGGCTAAAACGATCAACCCGAAAGCTTGTGTTCGACTGTGTCAATGCTGCTTTAGTGGAAATTGCTGGATATGGGTCAGTCTCGGGTCAAAGAGCCATTCCTTGCATTAAAGCCCACAATAGTGTATTGGGGAACACATCATTCACAATGCTGGACGAGGTGTGGAACAGAACTAATTTATGGTTATCTGGTGAGATCAAATGTGTTTCGGATGACTGTGTGGATGACAATAGCCTCATGTTGGAGCGAGTGGTGAGAAAGGAGGTTGTAGGCAAGGGATGGATCGATCATTTGACTTTGGAGGCTGATAATCTAGGGAAGGAGCTTGAAGGGAAGTTACTGGAAGAGCTTGTAGAAGAAGCAGTGGTTGAATTTACAGGTAGGGCGCAAGGCCAAACCATTCTTTGA
- the LOC140830960 gene encoding uncharacterized protein isoform X1, whose product MNGIHQNVENHSFEKSFPGCLGRVVNLFELNAGVSSNRMLSDKPHREGSPLSRSRSDVTRMSPSGDPMEEKVVNSRYDIVSEIRTSHATRKSNGTPMKMLIAQEMSKDVDSKCGPPNVIAKLMGLDTLPRQETDVSMQRNHSRGHSRSHSDTPMCYWEQQNGFFRDIEPREYKYVYETLQKSPHKGRYAETSNDKRMALVRQKFVEAKRMSMDEKLRQSKQFQDALEVLNSNKDLFLKCLQEPNSMFSHNLYSQPSNPPPEIKRITVLRPSKVANSNDFSGAGNSDGKQIKNGAFVLLNGLEKSQLVNSSPARWKNYESPSQATRIVVLKPSPVKSHDIKADICPRVESPTVINGEDILGDVEDDENQESRKVAKAITQQMREKLGRHHHDEGLMSSVFSNGYVGDESSFNKSEIEYAAGNLSDSEVLSPLSRHSWDYVNRLGSPFSTSSFGRVSCSPESSVCREAKKRLSERWAMMASNGSCQEQTYARRISSTLGEMLALSETKKAAMPREVSISNKESKGSNYLADNGPEPNEITNHSPKNLMRSKSVPVSFTEYGTRLSTSISVPDKDKAEARKDETKKRIVKSSFKGKVSSLFFSRNKKASQDKSLASDTKDEFHPKIVPEQGCNRREGLTDEGFQHFSPTWPKLSNKTSSSKQGGEFAATCPETGFSMEKPVASGNSGEYLDQPSPISVLDTPFEEDEHVASVFPHYVKPDRHGDGLPANPVRLNLIDKSPPIGSIARTLSWDDSCIDTVSRYSPNQSFSGQGTDEEKREWFFFVKTLLSVSDLLGEVQSNTFLARWHSPDSPLDPSLRDKYIDLKDKETLHEAKRRLKRSTRKLVFDCVNAALVEIAGYGSVSGQRAIPCIKAHNSVLGNTSFTMLDEVWNRTNLWLSGEIKCVSDDCVDDNSLMLERVVRKEVVGKGWIDHLTLEADNLGKELEGKLLEELVEEAVVEFTGRAQGQTIL is encoded by the exons ATGAATGGTATTCATCAGAATGTCGAAAATCACAGTTTTGAGAAATCGTTTCCAGGATGCTTGGGGAGAGTGGTGAACCTCTTTGAATTGAATGCAGGGGTGTCCTCAAACCGGATGCTAAGTGATAAACCCCATCGGGAAG GTTCCCCTCTCTCCAGAAGCAGATCAGATGTAACAAGAATGAGTCCATCAGGTGACCCAATGGAGGAGAAAGTGGTAAACTCTCGATATGAT ATTGTATCTGAAATTAGGACTTCACACGCAACCAGAAAATCCAATGGAACACCCATGAAGATGCTCATTGCCCAAGAGATGTCCAAAGATGTGGACTCGAAATGCGGTCCACCAAATGTGATTGCCAAATTAATGGGGCTTGACACTCTTCCAAGGCAGGAAACTGATGTATCTATGCAGAGAAACCATTCTAGAGGCCATTCTCGTAGTCATTCAGATACACCGATGTGTTACTGGGAGCAACAGAATGGATTCTTTCGCGACATAGAGCCACGTGAATATAAATATGTCTACGAAACATTACAGAAATCACCTCATAAAGGAAGATACGCTGAAACTTCAAATGACAAAAGGATGGCTCTTGTTCGTCAGAAGTTTGTCGAAGCAAAACGCATGTCTATGGATGAAAAACTTCGTCAGTCTAAGCAATTCCAAGATGCATTAGAAGTATTGAATTCCAATAAAGACTTGTTTCTGAAGTGCCTACAAGAACCAAATTCTATGTTTTCACATAATCTTTACAGTCAACCGTCCAATCCTCCTCCAGAGATAAAGCGTATCACTGTTCTTAGACCATCGAAAGTGGCAAATAGTAATGATTTTTCTGGTGCTGGGAATAGTGATGGAAAACAAATTAAAAATGGTGCTTTCGTTCTGCTGAATGGGTTGGAGAAAAGTCAACTGGTTAATTCCTCTCCAGCAAGGTGGAAGAATTATGAAAGTCCCTCACAAGCAACTCGAATAGTGGTTCTAAAGCCAAGTCCTGTGAAGTCTCATGATATTAAGGCAGATATTTGTCCACGAGTAGAATCACCAACTGTGATAAATGGTGAAGACATTTTGGGGGATGTAGAAGATGATGAAAATCAAGAATCAAGAAAAGTTGCAAAAGCAATCACACAGCAAATGCGTGAGAAACTTGGGAGGCATCACCATGATGAAGGCTTGATGTCTTCTGTGTTCTCCAATGGTTATGTTGGAGATGAAAGTTCATTTAATAAATCAGAAATTGAATACGCAGCTGGCAATCTTAGTGACTCGGAAGTCCTGTCACCTCTATCTAGGCACTCTTGGGATTATGTTAACAGGCTTGGAAGTCCGTTTTCAACTTCCTCTTTTGGTAGAGTATCCTGTTCCCCAGAGTCATCAGTATGCAGAGAAGCTAAGAAACGTCTTTCTGAAAGATGGGCCATGATGGCATCTAACGGGAGTTGCCAAGAGCAGACATATGCGCGAAGAATCTCGAGTACATTGGGCGAAATGCTTGCACTTTCTGAGACAAAGAAGGCAGCGATGCCGAGGGAAGTTAGCATTTCCAACAAAGAAAGCAAGGGTTCAAATTATCTGGCCGATAATGGACCAGAGCCTAATGAAATCACGAATCATTCGCCAAAGAATCTTATGCGGTCGAAGTCCGTTCCCGTTTCTTTTACTGAGTATGGAACCAGGTTAAGCACAAGCATATCAGTTCCTGATAAGGACAAAGCAGAAGCTCGAAAGGATGAGACGAAGAAAAGAATTGTTAAATCGTCATTCAAAGGGAAAGTGTCAAGTTTGTTTTTCTCGAGGAACAAAAAAGCTAGTCAAGATAAGTCCCTTGCATCTGATACCAAAGATGAATTTCACCCCAAAATTGTTCCTGAACAAGGCTGCAATAGACGTGAAGGTCTTACTGATGAAGGATTTCAACATTTTTCACCTACTTGGCCCAAGCTTTCTAATAAAACATCTTCCTCAAAGCAAGGTGGCGAGTTTGCTGCAACATGTCCTGAG ACCGGATTTTCCATGGAAAAGCCTGTCGCATCTGGAAACTCAGGTGAATATTTGGATCAACCGAGTCCAATATCTGTCCTAGATACACCCTTTGAAGAAGATGAGCATGTGGCATCAGTGTTTCCACATTATGTCAAGCCTGACAGACATG GTGATGGGTTACCAGCCAATCCTGTTAGATTAAACTTGATTGACAAATCACCACCTATAGGATCCATTGCTCGCACTCTTTCATGGGATGATTCATGCATTGACACAGTCTCGAGATATTCCCCAAACCAATCTTTCTCTGGTCAAGGAACTGACGAAGAGAAACGAGAATGGTTTTTCTTTGTCAAGACACTATTATCTGTTTCTGATCTGCTAGGAGAGGTGCAATCGAACACGTTTTTAGCCAGATGGCACTCTCCTGATAGCCCGTTAGACCCATCGTTAAGAGACAAATACATAGACTTGAAAGACAAGGAGACACTGCATGAGGCCAAGCGGAGGCTAAAACGATCAACCCGAAAGCTTGTGTTCGACTGTGTCAATGCTGCTTTAGTGGAAATTGCTGGATATGGGTCAGTCTCGGGTCAAAGAGCCATTCCTTGCATTAAAGCCCACAATAGTGTATTGGGGAACACATCATTCACAATGCTGGACGAGGTGTGGAACAGAACTAATTTATGGTTATCTGGTGAGATCAAATGTGTTTCGGATGACTGTGTGGATGACAATAGCCTCATGTTGGAGCGAGTGGTGAGAAAGGAGGTTGTAGGCAAGGGATGGATCGATCATTTGACTTTGGAGGCTGATAATCTAGGGAAGGAGCTTGAAGGGAAGTTACTGGAAGAGCTTGTAGAAGAAGCAGTGGTTGAATTTACAGGTAGGGCGCAAGGCCAAACCATTCTTTGA